The genomic stretch AAGCCGTAGGAGTTTCGGACCCGAATATTGATTATAACTATCTAAAAGAACAATTACCCCCAAACACCAAAATTTATATAGGCGAACAAGCGCTGGAACAAACAGTTGTTAGCGACAATATAGATGTCGTAGCGGCCGCAAGCTCGGGTATCGCGTCGTTAAAAGCTGTTATGCTTGGCCTGTCTCAAGGCAAAACTATCGCTTTGGCAAATAAGGAAGTTCTAGTAAGCGGCGGCGAAATAATTATGAAGGCCGCGAAAAAAGACCAAATTTTGCCTATTGACAGCGAGCATTCGGCGGTATTTCAATGCCTGCAAAAAGAGACTCCCAAAAGCGTCAAAAAGATAATTTTGACGGCAAGCGGCGGAGCGTTTTTTGGCAAAACCAAAAATGAACTGAAAGACGTTACGCCCAAGCAGGCGCTTGAGCATCCCAATTGGTCTATGGGCAAAAAGATTACCATTGACTCGGCTACTATGATGAACAAAGGCTTGGAGATAATAGAAGCTAAACATCTATTTCATATAAATAATATTGATTATGTCATTCATCCCCAAAGCATTATTCATTCTATGGTTGAATTTATTGATAGTTCAATAATAGCGCAAGCGGCAAATCCTT from Clostridiales bacterium encodes the following:
- a CDS encoding 1-deoxy-D-xylulose-5-phosphate reductoisomerase — encoded protein: MKRLAVLGSSGTIGAYVLNVARKYPQKFKIKSLCVYNNIQSLISSAWEFLPEAVGVSDPNIDYNYLKEQLPPNTKIYIGEQALEQTVVSDNIDVVAAASSGIASLKAVMLGLSQGKTIALANKEVLVSGGEIIMKAAKKDQILPIDSEHSAVFQCLQKETPKSVKKIILTASGGAFFGKTKNELKDVTPKQALEHPNWSMGKKITIDSATMMNKGLEIIEAKHLFHINNIDYVIHPQSIIHSMVEFIDSSIIAQAANPSMEIPVLYALSYPERLPSELKPLDFSNMSLSFFAPDEFNFPFPKLARFAYNKGGLTPAVMVAADQKAVELFLDYKIGFLDIYELVEYCVTNLTYNDNITIENILTVEKTVREYLEKDYNKILKRL